One stretch of Micromonospora cremea DNA includes these proteins:
- a CDS encoding DoxX family protein, with amino-acid sequence MFATYVTVTILDSVFNGIAAFTYLSGHDYPKAQADIKRVPRSWLPVLGMLLAAGSLGLLAGLAVPLLGTLAAVGLVLYFLGALVAHLRVGSRRLVGWAVFFFTAVAALAVNLSYHR; translated from the coding sequence ATGTTTGCCACCTACGTCACGGTCACCATTCTCGACTCGGTCTTCAACGGCATCGCCGCCTTCACCTACCTGAGCGGCCACGACTATCCGAAAGCCCAAGCGGACATAAAGCGCGTACCACGGTCGTGGTTACCGGTGTTGGGCATGCTGCTGGCGGCAGGCTCGCTGGGGCTGCTGGCAGGGCTCGCCGTTCCACTGCTGGGGACGCTTGCCGCCGTCGGTCTCGTGCTGTACTTCCTCGGTGCGCTCGTTGCTCACCTGCGGGTCGGTTCCCGCCGGCTTGTGGGATGGGCCGTCTTCTTCTTCACTGCGGTCGCCGCACTGGCCGTCAACCTGAGCTACCACCGGTGA
- a CDS encoding carbohydrate ABC transporter permease: MISDARLWRRLQPAVTIVLGLAVIGIPLWLVVVTAGKSRSEALTPDLSLPSEWHLWENLRQVWTDGEVPAAFLGSLLVVVPTVFGVLALGSMASWVLARHATRLNAVLYALAISGIILPPAVVTVVLLLRQLGLAGTAIGMIGVYMGIYMSTVVFFVTGFIRTIPTSLEEAAQVDGASPLTVFRRIVLPMLRPVLATATVLISLYVWNDVFYAFFVVGGRLDTLPLNLFSVASAGLYLNNWHLIFAYVILMSLPLIVVFAVAQRKIISGITNGAVK; this comes from the coding sequence GTGATCAGCGATGCGCGCCTCTGGCGCCGGCTGCAGCCGGCCGTCACCATCGTGCTCGGGCTGGCCGTCATCGGGATCCCGCTGTGGCTCGTCGTGGTGACCGCCGGCAAGTCTCGGAGCGAGGCGTTGACCCCGGACCTGTCCCTGCCATCCGAGTGGCACCTGTGGGAGAACCTTCGTCAGGTGTGGACGGACGGCGAGGTTCCGGCCGCTTTTCTCGGCAGCCTGCTGGTCGTCGTACCCACGGTCTTCGGGGTCCTCGCCCTCGGATCCATGGCCTCCTGGGTGCTGGCCCGCCACGCCACCCGCCTCAACGCCGTCCTGTACGCCCTGGCGATCAGCGGCATCATCCTGCCCCCGGCGGTCGTCACCGTGGTACTCCTGCTTCGCCAACTCGGCCTCGCCGGCACCGCCATCGGCATGATCGGCGTCTACATGGGCATCTATATGTCCACTGTCGTCTTCTTCGTCACCGGCTTTATCCGTACCATCCCCACGTCACTGGAGGAGGCGGCCCAGGTCGACGGCGCCAGCCCGCTGACGGTGTTCCGGCGCATCGTGCTGCCGATGCTCCGGCCGGTGCTCGCCACCGCCACCGTCCTGATCAGCCTGTACGTCTGGAACGACGTCTTCTACGCGTTCTTCGTCGTCGGCGGGCGCCTCGACACCCTGCCGCTCAACCTCTTCAGCGTCGCCAGCGCCGGTCTCTACCTCAACAACTGGCACCTCATCTTTGCCTACGTCATCTTGATGAGCCTGCCCCTGATCGTCGTGTTCGCCGTGGCCCAACGAAAGATCATTTCCGGCATCACCAATGGCGCCGTCAAATAG
- a CDS encoding carbohydrate ABC transporter permease, with translation MPTAAQARVGERSTPPAPAPAGARRRPTTGAINRQTHPMWFLAPAFAILLVFFFLPTVFNFIYAFTDWSGFKSEINPVGLDNFADLAASGTLFRALRITVVYAVLVAIFQNLFGFGLAVLLERDTWLNRLARIFFLIPVLMSALAVGYIFQALLKPDGSLNQLIGAVARSPFDYAWLGDTTWTIVVVAVIHAWKWMGLAMLIYLAGLKTIPEDVMEAARIDGASRWRTFWTIRSPLMAPAVTFNVATALLGSMNGFDIVQATTGGGPARTTEILNIFIFRTFGQGLFAQATTMSLILFLLVAFMAFPVIYVLRKREEIL, from the coding sequence ACAGGCGCGGGTGGGGGAGCGGAGCACCCCACCGGCTCCCGCCCCGGCAGGCGCCCGGCGCCGCCCCACGACGGGCGCCATCAACCGGCAGACGCATCCGATGTGGTTCCTGGCTCCGGCGTTCGCGATCCTGTTGGTCTTCTTCTTCCTGCCGACCGTCTTCAACTTCATCTACGCCTTCACCGACTGGTCCGGCTTCAAGAGCGAAATCAACCCGGTCGGGCTGGACAACTTCGCCGACCTCGCCGCCAGCGGAACCCTCTTCCGCGCCCTGCGGATCACCGTCGTGTACGCGGTCCTGGTGGCCATCTTTCAGAACCTGTTCGGATTCGGCCTGGCTGTCCTGCTAGAGCGCGACACCTGGCTCAACCGCCTGGCCAGGATCTTCTTCCTCATTCCCGTGCTCATGTCCGCCCTCGCCGTCGGCTACATCTTCCAGGCGCTTCTCAAGCCCGATGGCAGCCTCAACCAACTGATCGGCGCGGTTGCCCGAAGCCCGTTCGACTACGCGTGGCTCGGCGACACCACCTGGACGATCGTCGTGGTGGCGGTGATCCACGCGTGGAAGTGGATGGGACTGGCGATGCTCATCTACCTGGCGGGGCTGAAGACGATCCCCGAGGACGTCATGGAAGCGGCGCGCATCGACGGCGCCTCCCGCTGGCGGACATTCTGGACCATCAGATCCCCGCTGATGGCGCCGGCGGTCACCTTCAACGTCGCCACGGCGTTGCTGGGATCAATGAACGGCTTCGACATCGTGCAGGCCACCACCGGCGGCGGGCCGGCCCGCACCACGGAGATCCTCAACATCTTCATCTTCCGCACGTTCGGGCAGGGCCTGTTCGCCCAGGCCACCACCATGAGCCTGATCCTGTTCCTGCTCGTCGCCTTCATGGCTTTCCCCGTGATCTATGTACTGCGTAAGCGGGAGGAGATCCTGTGA
- a CDS encoding GNAT family N-acetyltransferase, giving the protein MNAVLADILDAAAHGHFPPPDGGTSVVPQPSHRDAGVIAFTAHSVVFTDEDPQWVRGILAAQDCDALAATMNPGFLGALLDRTRRSMDTIDLLTVASPLAGAPPLTLTELPDAGHPRTARARKRRDDVRVWAADGGVVILGRGVAGRWEASIEVDEGNRHRGLGRALAMAARHLVPDEQPVWSQQAAGNARSVRAFQAAGFRPVGAEALLLGPPTGP; this is encoded by the coding sequence ATGAACGCTGTATTGGCCGACATCCTGGACGCGGCAGCACACGGGCACTTCCCTCCGCCGGACGGCGGGACCAGCGTGGTGCCGCAGCCAAGCCACCGCGACGCCGGAGTGATCGCATTTACGGCCCACTCCGTGGTGTTCACGGACGAGGACCCTCAGTGGGTACGCGGCATCCTGGCCGCTCAGGACTGCGACGCCCTGGCGGCCACGATGAATCCGGGCTTCCTGGGCGCGCTGCTCGACCGCACCCGGAGGTCCATGGACACGATCGACCTACTGACAGTTGCGAGCCCGCTGGCCGGTGCGCCCCCACTCACGTTGACCGAGCTTCCGGACGCCGGTCATCCACGTACGGCCAGGGCACGCAAGCGTCGTGATGACGTCCGTGTCTGGGCGGCGGACGGCGGGGTGGTCATTCTTGGTCGGGGCGTGGCTGGCCGTTGGGAGGCGTCGATAGAGGTCGACGAGGGAAATCGTCACCGGGGCCTGGGGCGGGCGCTGGCGATGGCCGCTCGGCATCTGGTGCCCGACGAGCAGCCAGTCTGGTCACAGCAGGCCGCCGGCAACGCGCGCAGTGTGCGGGCCTTCCAAGCCGCCGGGTTTCGACCGGTGGGAGCCGAAGCGCTGCTCCTCGGTCCGCCAACCGGGCCATGA
- a CDS encoding inorganic diphosphatase, with translation MEFDVTIEVPKGTRNKYEMDRQTGRIRLNRTLFTATQYPADYGFIEDTLGEDTDPLDALVLVQEPTFPGCLIQCRAIGMFRMRDEKGPDPKVLCVPTADPRLAYLGDITDLEHFHKLEIQHFFEVYKDLEPGKSVDVERGIWAGRTESEAEIRRSQERARQPTSAPPCSTN, from the coding sequence ATGGAGTTCGACGTCACCATCGAGGTCCCCAAGGGAACACGCAACAAGTACGAGATGGATCGCCAGACCGGTCGGATCCGGCTGAACCGCACCCTGTTCACCGCGACTCAGTACCCGGCCGACTACGGCTTCATCGAAGACACCCTCGGCGAAGACACCGACCCCCTCGACGCGCTGGTACTGGTACAGGAACCGACCTTTCCCGGTTGCCTCATCCAATGCCGGGCCATCGGGATGTTCCGGATGCGGGACGAGAAGGGTCCCGACCCGAAGGTGCTGTGCGTGCCCACGGCTGACCCCCGCCTCGCGTACCTAGGCGACATCACGGATCTGGAACACTTCCACAAGCTGGAGATCCAACACTTCTTCGAGGTGTACAAGGACCTGGAGCCGGGCAAAAGCGTCGACGTCGAACGCGGGATCTGGGCCGGCCGCACCGAATCCGAGGCGGAGATCAGACGCTCACAGGAACGCGCACGCCAGCCGACCTCTGCCCCGCCGTGCTCGACGAACTGA
- a CDS encoding discoidin domain-containing protein produces MALLICMIGLSAATPAWAQPSPQVPLWSEQAGRSADGFPPNCQEPGNGPFVGLDVWTFRLPTPEQGEFKGLTLYFMTPEGQELAPVIVPGPDGDITQGTPQARVRVQAGLQIINGSAEVTGNPIGDFTVSQTCLAIPLTPDINLAWNKPAIADSQCALSQGPEKAINGSWTGGPSDRWCSTGASKWLRVDLGSSTNIRQFVLRHAGAGGEPTSFNTRAFNIQMSADSTTWTTAVTVTANTASVTTHDVTATARYVRLNITTPTQTTDPSARIYELEVYGGVNLALNKPTTADSQCALSQGPEKAVNGSSTGGLSDKWCSTGASRWLRVDFGSSATIRRVVVRHAGAGGEPTSFNTRAFNIQMSADSTTWTTAVTVTANTASVTTHDVTATARYVRLNITTPTQTTDPSARIYELEVYGQAGSLPPEVNLALNKPAIADSQCALTQGPQKAVNGSSTGGASDKWCSTGVGKWLRVDLGSPGGSLVNIRKFVLRHAGAGGEATSFNTRAFNIQMSADAIQWWTVVTVTANTANVSTHYVDAFGRYVRLNVTAPAQTTDPSARIYELEAYPPS; encoded by the coding sequence GTGGCGCTGCTGATCTGCATGATCGGTCTTTCGGCCGCCACACCGGCCTGGGCCCAGCCCAGCCCTCAGGTCCCTCTCTGGTCCGAGCAGGCGGGGCGTAGCGCGGACGGCTTCCCACCGAACTGCCAGGAGCCCGGAAATGGTCCCTTTGTCGGCCTGGATGTCTGGACCTTCCGACTGCCAACCCCTGAGCAGGGTGAGTTCAAGGGGCTGACCCTGTACTTCATGACGCCGGAAGGCCAAGAGCTCGCCCCCGTCATCGTTCCCGGACCCGACGGCGACATCACCCAGGGCACGCCGCAGGCCCGGGTCAGGGTGCAGGCAGGGTTGCAGATCATCAACGGCAGCGCCGAGGTCACGGGCAACCCAATAGGCGACTTCACCGTGAGCCAAACCTGTTTGGCGATTCCACTCACGCCCGACATCAATCTCGCGTGGAACAAGCCCGCGATCGCGGACAGTCAGTGCGCGCTGTCCCAGGGCCCGGAGAAGGCAATCAACGGTAGCTGGACCGGCGGCCCGTCGGACAGGTGGTGCTCCACGGGGGCCAGCAAGTGGCTGCGCGTCGACCTCGGATCCAGTACGAACATCAGACAGTTTGTGCTGCGTCATGCTGGCGCCGGCGGGGAGCCGACGTCGTTCAACACCCGCGCCTTCAACATCCAGATGAGCGCTGACAGCACAACGTGGACGACGGCCGTCACCGTGACCGCGAACACCGCGAGCGTCACCACCCACGACGTGACGGCAACCGCCCGCTACGTCCGCCTCAACATCACCACCCCGACACAGACCACTGACCCCTCGGCCCGCATCTACGAGCTGGAGGTCTACGGCGGGGTCAATCTCGCACTGAACAAGCCCACGACCGCGGACAGCCAGTGCGCGCTGTCCCAGGGCCCCGAGAAGGCAGTCAACGGTAGCTCGACCGGCGGCCTGTCGGACAAGTGGTGCTCCACGGGGGCCAGCAGGTGGCTGCGCGTCGATTTCGGATCCAGTGCGACCATCAGGCGGGTCGTGGTGCGTCATGCTGGCGCCGGTGGGGAGCCGACGTCGTTCAACACCCGCGCCTTCAACATCCAGATGAGCGCTGACAGCACAACGTGGACGACGGCCGTCACCGTGACCGCGAACACCGCGAGCGTCACCACCCACGACGTGACGGCAACCGCCCGCTACGTCCGCCTCAACATCACCACCCCGACACAGACCACTGACCCCTCGGCCCGCATCTACGAGCTGGAGGTCTACGGTCAGGCCGGGTCACTGCCGCCGGAGGTTAATCTCGCGCTGAACAAGCCCGCGATCGCGGACAGTCAGTGCGCGCTGACCCAAGGCCCGCAGAAGGCGGTCAACGGTAGCTCGACCGGCGGCGCGTCGGACAAGTGGTGTTCCACAGGGGTTGGCAAGTGGCTACGTGTCGATCTTGGTTCCCCTGGGGGCTCGCTTGTGAACATCAGGAAGTTTGTGCTGCGTCATGCTGGCGCCGGCGGGGAGGCGACGTCGTTCAACACCCGCGCCTTCAACATCCAGATGAGCGCTGACGCCATACAGTGGTGGACGGTCGTCACCGTGACCGCGAACACGGCGAATGTCAGTACCCACTACGTGGACGCATTTGGCCGCTATGTCCGACTCAATGTCACCGCCCCGGCGCAGACGACTGATCCCTCGGCCCGCATCTACGAGCTGGAGGCTTACCCGCCATCGTGA
- a CDS encoding CBM35 domain-containing protein, translated as MQKWIASITALSVAMGVSGATAAPPQQEARADNVKQLLVDLGERTGPFVGAGGGTLYGLSDEGVPSDNTLEPLRIHSIAQKPPAGAQHPNGDAMVVAEPFFRTGGEYIQIYVQDMYASWPYENPGGVVPCNEVCFDDFMQKLAWVVDRASNSPHADRFVYVPFNEPDHIWYELGTGNNAAYRTRMDAFLNHWKRAVEYIRAHHPEARVMGMNDATFRQRNYADFLTFARDNNVLPDIVSWHQLPSNSLDPASTNYFRTTFRTYRNLERERGITPIPININEYAGNRDLTVPGQLIKWTAMFEEAKVAAGGKAYWTAAGGLAGDVVQTNKPGGGWWFYKMYADLKGGDTVRVTRPDTTTIDALDGIAVVDDDRRQARIVAGGGAEDFDVVIDNVDADLFGKKVGVTMSATTWSGQNSDAPPPVVLLDSDVAVKDGKITVPVRGLGVHGDGGANTDLMAAYEIVLSPGGRGSRQPIDRPWQGSYEAESATITAGQVYTQGTVQNWNGAAASGNRDVGSLNRSDSAVDFNVDVPQAGTYRLGIMYGNQTGQPSQQVLTVNGGQAQFVDYEATMNWTWRTRKDVNVELNQGTNHIRLAKSHPELGAAVGEATLDRVDLELVSRAGPGTRRYEAELSQATAGSVTHEYDHPQQSGAGHLVLKRGGEAMFTVYAEEDGYYDIQFRHNSPGKRDTAVAQIGLDRRPVDGAHLRATPGGTFWDTDTHRLFLSAGVNRVTVQGITPTPVRLDAIIVTRAVTGAQPVRSHEAESAVLKGSAAVESHGYASGGQYVGGVGHGGTGGPGECR; from the coding sequence GTGCAAAAATGGATCGCCTCGATCACTGCGTTGAGCGTTGCGATGGGCGTGAGCGGTGCGACGGCCGCGCCACCTCAGCAGGAAGCGCGCGCCGACAACGTCAAGCAGCTACTCGTCGATCTCGGTGAGCGCACCGGCCCGTTCGTCGGCGCCGGCGGCGGGACTCTCTACGGACTCAGCGACGAGGGCGTACCCAGCGACAACACCCTCGAACCGCTCCGGATCCACAGCATCGCACAGAAGCCGCCGGCGGGCGCCCAGCACCCGAACGGCGACGCGATGGTGGTCGCGGAGCCGTTCTTCCGGACAGGCGGTGAGTACATCCAGATCTACGTCCAGGACATGTACGCGTCGTGGCCCTACGAGAACCCGGGCGGTGTGGTCCCCTGCAACGAGGTCTGCTTCGACGACTTCATGCAGAAGTTGGCCTGGGTGGTCGACCGGGCGTCAAACAGCCCGCATGCCGACCGTTTCGTCTACGTGCCGTTCAACGAGCCGGATCACATCTGGTACGAGTTGGGTACCGGCAACAACGCGGCCTACCGGACCCGCATGGACGCCTTCCTCAACCACTGGAAGAGGGCTGTCGAGTACATCCGCGCGCATCATCCCGAGGCGCGGGTGATGGGAATGAACGACGCCACATTTCGTCAGCGCAACTACGCCGACTTCCTGACGTTCGCTCGAGACAACAACGTCCTGCCGGACATCGTCTCGTGGCACCAGTTGCCATCCAACAGCCTGGACCCGGCGAGCACCAACTATTTCCGCACCACCTTCCGGACCTACCGCAACCTTGAGCGGGAGCGCGGCATTACGCCGATTCCGATCAACATCAACGAGTACGCGGGGAACCGTGACCTCACGGTGCCCGGACAGCTCATCAAATGGACCGCGATGTTCGAGGAGGCGAAGGTCGCCGCCGGCGGCAAGGCCTACTGGACCGCGGCCGGCGGCCTCGCCGGTGACGTCGTCCAGACCAACAAGCCAGGTGGCGGCTGGTGGTTCTACAAGATGTACGCGGACCTGAAGGGCGGCGACACGGTCCGCGTCACCCGTCCAGACACCACCACCATCGACGCCCTGGACGGGATCGCCGTCGTCGACGACGACAGACGGCAGGCCCGGATCGTGGCGGGAGGCGGCGCCGAGGACTTCGACGTCGTCATCGACAACGTCGACGCCGACCTGTTCGGCAAGAAGGTCGGCGTCACGATGTCCGCCACGACCTGGAGTGGCCAGAACTCCGACGCTCCGCCGCCCGTCGTCCTGCTCGACTCCGATGTCGCCGTCAAGGACGGCAAGATCACGGTGCCGGTCCGCGGCCTGGGGGTGCACGGCGACGGCGGTGCGAACACGGACCTGATGGCCGCGTACGAGATCGTCCTCTCGCCCGGTGGCCGGGGCTCCCGGCAGCCGATCGATCGCCCGTGGCAGGGGTCCTACGAGGCGGAGAGCGCGACCATCACCGCCGGGCAGGTGTACACGCAGGGCACCGTACAGAACTGGAACGGCGCCGCCGCGTCGGGCAATCGCGATGTCGGTTCCCTGAACAGGTCCGACAGTGCCGTAGACTTTAATGTGGACGTCCCGCAGGCCGGCACCTACCGGCTGGGCATCATGTACGGCAACCAGACCGGGCAGCCGTCCCAGCAGGTGCTGACCGTCAACGGTGGCCAGGCGCAGTTCGTCGACTACGAGGCGACAATGAACTGGACGTGGCGCACGCGCAAGGACGTCAACGTCGAGCTCAATCAGGGGACCAACCACATCCGCCTCGCCAAGTCGCACCCTGAGCTAGGCGCGGCCGTCGGTGAGGCGACCCTGGACCGTGTCGATCTGGAGCTCGTATCGCGCGCGGGGCCCGGGACCCGGCGCTACGAGGCCGAGCTGTCCCAGGCGACGGCAGGCTCCGTCACCCACGAGTACGACCATCCGCAGCAGTCCGGCGCCGGACACCTGGTGCTCAAGCGCGGTGGCGAAGCCATGTTCACCGTCTACGCCGAGGAGGACGGCTACTACGACATCCAGTTCCGGCACAACAGTCCCGGTAAACGCGATACCGCCGTCGCCCAAATCGGCCTCGACCGCCGTCCCGTCGACGGGGCGCACCTGCGCGCCACGCCGGGCGGTACGTTCTGGGACACCGACACCCATCGGCTCTTCCTGTCCGCCGGGGTCAACCGAGTCACTGTGCAGGGGATAACACCGACACCCGTACGACTCGACGCGATCATCGTCACGCGGGCCGTGACGGGCGCTCAACCGGTGCGGTCGCACGAGGCTGAGAGTGCAGTCCTGAAGGGTTCCGCGGCCGTCGAAAGCCACGGTTACGCCTCCGGCGGCCAGTACGTCGGCGGGGTCGGTCATGGGGGAACTGGTGGGCCAGGGGAGTGCCGGTGA